A stretch of Telopea speciosissima isolate NSW1024214 ecotype Mountain lineage chromosome 11, Tspe_v1, whole genome shotgun sequence DNA encodes these proteins:
- the LOC122646255 gene encoding reticulon-like protein B9, translating to MPLIAYSDDDMASSSTTKLFGRERSLHDVLGGGTVANLVLWRNRNLSAAFLIGLTVMWFLFEIVEYHFLTLVCHIFITVMLIVFIWSNGAPLFNRDPPTIPKIVLSESAFQEVAAGFHKKLNRFILILYDIACGKELGLFILVIATLWILSTITAYFSTVNLVYFGFLCMMSLPALYEHYEQEVDYLVSKSNQDMKKLYKKFDSEVLNKIPRGPVNKKFK from the exons ATGCCTCTCATTGCTTATTCTGATGATGATATGGCTTCCTCGTCCACAACTAAACTCTTCGGTCGAGAACGATCACTACATGATGTCCTTGGGGGAGGAACAG TTGCAAATTTGGTGTTATGGAGGAACAGGAACTTATCAGCTGCATTTCTCATTGGGCTCACAGTGATGTGGTTTCTTTTTGAGATTGTCGAGTATCACTTTCTTACACTTGTCTGTCACATCTTCATCACTGTTATGCTCATTGTCTTCATTTGGTCCAACGGCGCCCCGCTCTTCAACCG GGACCCTCCAACTATACCTAAAATCGTCTTATCGGAGTCGGCATTCCAAGAAGTAGCTGCAGGCTTCCACAAGAAGCTCAACCGGTTCATATTAATCCTCTATGACATTGCATGCGGAAAGGAGTTGGGCCTCTTCATTTTG GTCATTGCTACCCTCTGGATACTATCAACCATCACTGCCTATTTCAGCACTGTGAATCTTGTATATTTCG GTTTCCTCTGCATGATGTCGCTGCCAGCTCTTTATGAGCACTATGAGCAAGAAGTGGATTATCTCGTGAGCAAGAGCAACCAGGACATGAAAAAATTATACAAGAAATTTGACTCGGAAGTTCTTAACAAGATTCCCAGAGGTCCGGTTAATAAGAAATTCAAATAG